The Candidatus Eisenbacteria bacterium genome contains a region encoding:
- a CDS encoding Zn-dependent alcohol dehydrogenase yields MVKAAVLYNFGEALKIDSLKLADPRPDEVVVKLAASGVCHSDLSVQQAKLPFPPPVVLGHEGAGIVEEVGKDVKTLKPGDHVVLSWVENCGRCHYCIAGNVHLCEAGFQSVMTGGEFVFEKDGVSIARMAGVASFSERTVVRATAAIKVPDDVPLDRACLVGCGVMTGVGAAVNTAKVQPGQTVAVYGCGGVGLNVIQGAALCGAGRIIAVDLSPSKLELAKTFGATDLVNGKDGDAPDQIRALTDGLGVDFAFEVIGVPAVIQQAYMSLKRGGKVIVVGVPPMGTTVEIPGQMISLEEKSVIGSLYGSGNMRRDMPRLIDLYQRKRLKLDELVSKRIKLEDVNNAFAAMEKGEVARSVIVF; encoded by the coding sequence ATGGTCAAGGCAGCGGTGCTCTACAACTTCGGCGAGGCGTTGAAGATCGACTCGCTCAAGCTCGCCGATCCTCGTCCCGACGAGGTCGTCGTGAAGCTCGCGGCGAGTGGCGTGTGCCACTCCGATCTGTCGGTGCAGCAGGCGAAGCTGCCGTTCCCCCCGCCCGTCGTGCTCGGCCACGAGGGTGCCGGCATCGTCGAGGAGGTGGGCAAGGACGTGAAGACCCTCAAGCCCGGCGATCACGTCGTCCTGTCGTGGGTCGAGAACTGCGGTCGCTGCCACTACTGCATCGCGGGCAACGTCCACCTCTGCGAGGCCGGCTTCCAGTCGGTCATGACCGGTGGCGAGTTCGTGTTCGAGAAGGACGGCGTGAGCATCGCGCGCATGGCCGGCGTCGCGTCGTTCTCCGAGCGCACGGTCGTGCGCGCGACGGCCGCCATCAAGGTGCCGGACGACGTCCCGCTCGATCGGGCGTGCCTGGTCGGCTGCGGCGTCATGACGGGTGTCGGCGCGGCGGTGAACACCGCCAAGGTGCAGCCGGGCCAGACGGTCGCCGTGTACGGCTGCGGCGGCGTCGGCCTGAACGTCATCCAGGGCGCGGCGCTCTGCGGCGCCGGGCGCATCATCGCCGTGGATCTCTCGCCGTCGAAGCTGGAGCTCGCGAAGACGTTCGGCGCCACGGACCTCGTGAACGGCAAGGACGGCGACGCGCCCGATCAGATCCGTGCGCTCACCGACGGCCTCGGCGTCGACTTCGCGTTCGAGGTGATCGGCGTGCCCGCGGTGATCCAGCAGGCGTACATGTCGCTCAAGCGCGGCGGCAAGGTGATCGTGGTCGGCGTCCCGCCGATGGGCACCACGGTCGAGATCCCCGGCCAGATGATCTCGCTCGAAGAGAAGTCGGTCATCGGCTCGCTCTACGGCTCGGGGAACATGCGCCGCGACATGCCCCGCCTGATCGACCTCTACCAGCGCAAGCGCCTGAAGCTCGACGAGCTCGTCTCCAAGCGCATCAAGCTCGAAGACGTGAACAACGCCTTCGCCGCCATGGAGAAGGGCGAGGTCGCCCGAAGCGTGATCGTATTCTGA
- a CDS encoding serine hydrolase has translation MRDGSRIGSAVLATVLLVGGASAGREAPAPTAAEWLASIRPSPELQEFLDHTIDASLARDPRLRAAKVRVALLDLAHGEPPRLAAYHGEAPIYPASVVKFVYLMAAYRWQEQGKLRIEGEFDEQLSEMIRQSSNQATRKVFARLTDTEPGPELSPDAYRDFRERRLVVKRWLASLGIDDLHCVNPTYDGNGDLFGRDAQFIRDPSVAGGLGGTAPNRQAMTAIGTAKLLALLATDRALTPEDSAVVRRRMRRDPKEQRHLVARIAGGAARVGGLEVYAKSGTWGPIYADAGIVRQVESGRQMVIVVFTEAAPAYHGDFIADLTERSAEHLLVK, from the coding sequence ATGCGTGACGGCAGCCGGATCGGGTCGGCCGTGCTGGCGACCGTTTTGCTGGTCGGCGGCGCCTCCGCGGGGCGCGAAGCGCCCGCACCGACCGCGGCAGAATGGCTCGCCTCGATCCGTCCGTCGCCGGAGCTGCAGGAGTTCCTCGACCACACGATCGACGCCTCGCTCGCCCGCGACCCCCGCCTGCGCGCCGCGAAGGTCCGCGTGGCCCTGCTGGACCTCGCCCACGGCGAGCCCCCGCGGCTCGCCGCCTACCACGGCGAGGCGCCGATCTATCCCGCGAGCGTCGTGAAGTTCGTCTACCTGATGGCCGCCTACCGCTGGCAGGAGCAGGGCAAGCTGCGCATCGAGGGCGAGTTCGACGAGCAGCTCTCGGAGATGATCCGGCAGTCGAGCAACCAGGCGACGCGCAAGGTCTTCGCGCGGCTGACCGACACCGAGCCCGGACCCGAGCTGTCCCCCGACGCATATCGCGATTTCCGCGAGCGGCGCCTCGTCGTGAAGCGCTGGCTCGCGAGCCTCGGCATCGACGACCTCCACTGCGTGAACCCCACCTACGACGGCAACGGCGATCTCTTCGGCCGCGACGCGCAGTTCATCCGCGACCCGAGCGTCGCGGGTGGGCTCGGCGGCACGGCGCCGAATCGCCAGGCAATGACGGCGATCGGCACCGCCAAGCTGCTGGCGCTGCTCGCCACCGATCGCGCGCTCACGCCCGAGGACTCGGCCGTCGTCCGCCGTCGCATGCGGCGCGATCCGAAGGAGCAGCGCCACCTGGTCGCGCGCATCGCGGGCGGCGCCGCACGCGTCGGCGGCCTCGAGGTCTACGCCAAGAGCGGCACGTGGGGGCCGATCTACGCGGACGCGGGGATCGTGCGGCAGGTGGAATCGGGTCGCCAGATGGTGATCGTCGTCTTCACCGAGGCGGCGCCCGCCTACCACGGCGACTTCATCGCCGATCTGACCGAGCGGAGTGCCGAGCACCTGCTCGTGAAGTGA
- a CDS encoding TetR/AcrR family transcriptional regulator: MGRRSTPARRRATPSTRDVILDAAERRFAERGFAGVSVREIAADAGLKNQASLYHHFRDKRALYEAALSRGLEPIITMVAQSRSAHPTDEPGGFVEQLVEYLVAHPHLPRLIQRAGLEDRRALPAAVGKVLRPLYSEGLRVLADSSDSGWEAADLLHLGAGLYLLIFGYFASADLIETVTGRDPYSPAAIARQRRFLRLALGRLLGPEPARRPTGKT; this comes from the coding sequence ATGGGGCGACGCTCCACGCCGGCGCGACGGCGCGCGACACCGTCGACGCGCGACGTCATCCTCGACGCCGCCGAGCGGCGCTTCGCGGAGCGCGGCTTCGCGGGCGTCTCGGTGCGCGAGATCGCGGCGGACGCGGGGTTGAAGAACCAGGCGAGCCTCTACCATCACTTCCGCGACAAGCGGGCGCTCTACGAAGCGGCGCTGTCGCGCGGGCTCGAGCCCATCATCACGATGGTGGCGCAGAGTCGCTCGGCGCACCCGACCGACGAACCCGGCGGCTTCGTCGAGCAGCTCGTCGAGTACCTGGTGGCGCATCCGCACCTCCCCCGCCTGATCCAGCGCGCCGGCCTCGAGGATCGCCGTGCGCTGCCGGCCGCCGTCGGCAAGGTGCTCCGCCCGCTCTACTCCGAAGGGCTCCGCGTCCTCGCCGACTCGAGCGACAGCGGTTGGGAGGCAGCCGACCTCCTGCACCTCGGCGCCGGGCTCTACCTCCTCATCTTCGGTTACTTCGCGAGCGCCGATCTCATCGAAACCGTCACCGGGCGCGATCCCTACAGCCCGGCGGCGATCGCGCGCCAGCGACGCTTCCTTCGTCTAGCGCTCGGCCGTCTGCTCGGGCCCGAGCCGGCGCGCCGCCCGACCGGCAAGACCTGA